The DNA window TGGAGATTTCGTCGGTGGTGGTCGCCTCCGGGAGCGCCGGCACTCATGCCGGACTGGCAGTCGGCCTTGAACAGCTGATGCCGCAGGCGGAACTGATCGGGGTGACGGTGTCGCGCGCTGTTGCCGACCAGCTGCCGAAAGTGGTGGCGCTGCAGCAGGCCGTGGCCAACAGCCTTGAGCTGCAGGCGAAAGCCGACATCATTCTGTGGGATGATTACTTTGCACCGGGCTACGGGACGCCAAACGAGGAAGGGATGGCCGCCGTGAAGCTGCTGGCGCAACTGGAAGGTATTTTGCTTGACCCGGTCTATACCGGCAAAGCGATGGCCGGACTTATCGATGGCATTACGCAGAAGCGCTTTAAGGATGAAGGGCCGATTTTGTTCGTCCACACCGGCGGAGCGCCGGCGCTGTTTGCCTATCATCCTCACGTCTAATATAGAAACCACAGCATGCAAGAAAGTATCCAACTGGTCATCGATTCCGCGCCTTTTCTGCTGAAAGGCGCCGTCTTTACGCTGCAGCTGAGCATTGGCGGGATGTTTTTCGGCCTGGTGCTGGGCTTTATCCTGGCGCTGATGCGCATGTCGCCCCTCTGGCCGGTAAAATGGCTGGCGCGCATGTATATCTCCATTTTTCGCGGGACACCGCTTATCGCCCAGCTGTTCATGATCTACTACGGTTTGCCGCAGTTTGGCATTGAACTTGACCCGATCCCGGCGGCGATGATCGGCCTGTCGCTGAACACGGCGGCCTACGCGGCGGAAACCCTGCGCGCGGCCATCGCCTCGATTGACAAAGGGCAATGGGAAGCGGCGGCCAGTATCGGTATGACCCCGTGGCAGACAATGCGTCGGGCTATTTTACCCCAGGCGGCGCGGGTCGCTTTGCCGCCGCTCTCTAACAGTTTTATCAGCCTGGTAAAAGATACCTCGCTGGCGGCGACGATCCAGGTGCCGGAGCTGTTCCGTCAGGCGCAGCTTATCACCTCGCGTACGCTGGAGGTCTTCACCATGTATCTGGCAGCCTCTCTGATCTACTGGGTGATGGCGACGGTACTCTCCTCGCTGCAGAACTATTTTGAAAACCAGCTGAACCGCCAGGAGCGTGATCCGAAATGAGTGCGATTGAAGTAAAAAGCCTGGTGAAAAAATTCCATGGCCAGACGGTGCTCCACGGTATCGACCTGGAGGTGCAGGAAGGCGAAGTGGTGGCGATCATCGGTCCCAGCGGCTCGGGGAAGACTACCCTGCTGCGCAGCATTAATCTGCTGGAGCAACCGGAGAGCGGCACTATCCGCGTCGGCGATGTGACGATCGACGCCGGTCGCAGCCTCGGGCCGCAAAAAGGGCTTATTCGGCGGCTGCGCCAGCATGTGGGTTTTGTCTTCCAGAACTTTAACCTGTTTCCCCACCGGACGGTGCTGGAGAACATTATTGAAGGGCCGGTCATCGTAAAAGGCGAAGACAAGCAGGAGTCGATGGCGCGGGCGCGCGATCTGCTGGCGAAGGTAGGCCTCAGCGGCAAAGAGAACAGCTATCCGCGCCGCCTCTCCGGCGGTCAGCAGCAGCGGGTCGCCATTGCTCGCGCGCTGGCCATGCGTCCGGACGTGATCCTGTTTGATGAACCGACCTCGGCCCTTGATCCTGAGCTGGTAGGGGAGGTGCTCAATACCATCCGCCAGCTGGCGCAGGAGAAACGCACCATGGTTATCGTGACCCATGAAATGAGCTTCGCTCGCGACGTTGCCGATCGGGCGATTTTTATGGATCAGGGACGCATCGTTGAACAAGGCGAGGCCAAAGCGCTGTTCGCCTCGCCTCAGCAGCCGCGTACCCGCCAGTTCCTCGAAAAATTCCTGATGCAGTAGAGCAGGCGCTGGCGCGGCGGCGCTCCTTCGCGAGGGCCGCCGCGTTCAGCCCGCTTCCACGCCGGGGGAACGCCCCATCATCACGTTTTCGTGCTATTGACTCCCCTGGCCGTATACACCGCTTCCCATCCCCCCGTGTAGGGTGTAGAAAATGAAGGGAGGGCCTTAGTTTCAGCGCAGCGAGCGGAAAAAAGGCAAGCCTTCAGGCTAATAAATGCGACAGCTACGATATTTTATACATATAAATAAGATTTATGTGTTAGTTTTCTGTATTTATAATAATGATTATCAATCAGGAGTTATTTGCACAGCTATGAGGGACAATGATTTTTTCAGCTGGCGGCGGGATATGCTGCATCAATTTCAGTCCATGGCCGCCGGTGAGGAGGTTTATAATCTCCTGCAACGAGAAACAGAAACGCTGGAATATGATTACTACACGCTTTGTGTGCGTCACCCGGTGCCTTTCACTCGCCCCCGCGTCACGTTTCAGTCGACCTATCCCCGCGCATGGATGTCTCATTACCAGGCAGAGAATTATTTCACGATAGATCCCGTGTTACGCCCGGAGAATTTTATGCGTGGCCATCTGCCATGGGAAGATGGGCTGTTTCGCGATGCGCAGGCATTATGGGACGGGGCGCGCGACCATGGTTTGCAAAAAGGGGTGACACAGTGTCTGACGTTGCCGAATCATGCTCAGGGTTTTCTCTCCGTCTCCGCGAACAACCGTTTGCCGAACGCTTATCCTGATGATGAACTGGAGCTGCGCCTGCGAACGCTGACGGAGTTGAGCCTGTTGACGCTCTTGCGTCTGGAAGATGAGATGGTGATGCCGCCGGAGATGAAGTTCAGCCGGCGCGAACTGGAGATCCTCAAATGGACCGCGGAAGGAAAGACCTCGGCGGAGGTGGCGATGATTCTCTCGATTTCGGAAAATACGGTTAATTTCCATCAGAAGAATATGCAACGGAAATTTAACGCGCCGAATAAAACGCAAATTGCCTGTTACGCCGTGGCGACAGGGCTAATCTGAATGCGCCTGCCGTTCTGCGTGCCAGACGTGATACCGGCTGTCAGTCATACTTTCAGCCGGTACAAGATTACTGCCGGTATGCTTGTTTAATTTGCTTAACGGTGCTGGAGAATACGGCGGCCTGAGCCTCATCTTCCATCTG is part of the Klebsiella quasipneumoniae subsp. quasipneumoniae genome and encodes:
- the sdiA gene encoding transcriptional regulator SdiA encodes the protein MRDNDFFSWRRDMLHQFQSMAAGEEVYNLLQRETETLEYDYYTLCVRHPVPFTRPRVTFQSTYPRAWMSHYQAENYFTIDPVLRPENFMRGHLPWEDGLFRDAQALWDGARDHGLQKGVTQCLTLPNHAQGFLSVSANNRLPNAYPDDELELRLRTLTELSLLTLLRLEDEMVMPPEMKFSRRELEILKWTAEGKTSAEVAMILSISENTVNFHQKNMQRKFNAPNKTQIACYAVATGLI
- the tcyN gene encoding L-cystine ABC transporter ATP-binding protein TcyN; its protein translation is MSAIEVKSLVKKFHGQTVLHGIDLEVQEGEVVAIIGPSGSGKTTLLRSINLLEQPESGTIRVGDVTIDAGRSLGPQKGLIRRLRQHVGFVFQNFNLFPHRTVLENIIEGPVIVKGEDKQESMARARDLLAKVGLSGKENSYPRRLSGGQQQRVAIARALAMRPDVILFDEPTSALDPELVGEVLNTIRQLAQEKRTMVIVTHEMSFARDVADRAIFMDQGRIVEQGEAKALFASPQQPRTRQFLEKFLMQ
- the tcyL gene encoding cystine ABC transporter permease; this translates as MQESIQLVIDSAPFLLKGAVFTLQLSIGGMFFGLVLGFILALMRMSPLWPVKWLARMYISIFRGTPLIAQLFMIYYGLPQFGIELDPIPAAMIGLSLNTAAYAAETLRAAIASIDKGQWEAAASIGMTPWQTMRRAILPQAARVALPPLSNSFISLVKDTSLAATIQVPELFRQAQLITSRTLEVFTMYLAASLIYWVMATVLSSLQNYFENQLNRQERDPK